From the Calonectris borealis chromosome 4, bCalBor7.hap1.2, whole genome shotgun sequence genome, one window contains:
- the CYP4V2 gene encoding cytochrome P450 4V2, whose protein sequence is MEVVQGAAGGPQLLHLGAGITALLLTVVAVCSLPSLMDYWRRWWVMKPIPGISPCYPVLGNALLLEREGEVFFKQLRSYVEEFRSWPLFKLWMGPLPVVILYHPDSVEVILSSSKHIEKSYLYKFLQPWLGTGLLTSTGDKWRTRRKMITPTFHFAILTDFLEVMNEQGGILLEKLEKHVDKEPFDVSLDITLCALDIICETAMGKNVGAQENKDSEYVRAIYRMSDLIQQRQKCPWLWPDLVYMLLKEGREHERNLKILHNFTDTIIAEKAAELENTKQTKCDTDGNCEESGSKREKAFLDMLLSATDDEGNKLSYKDIREEVDTFMFEGHDTTAAAMNWVLYLLGHNPEAQKKVHRELDEIFGNTERPVTTDDLKKLRYLECVVKEALRLFPSVPLFARALREDCCIRGYQVPKGTSVLVITYALHRDPEIFPDPEEFRPERFFPENCKGRHPYAYVPFSAGPRNCIGQRFAQMEEKALLALILRRFWVDSCQKLEELGITGELILRPNNGIWIKLKRRPNAGSG, encoded by the exons ATGGAGGTCGTGCAGGGAGCCGCAGGGGGACCCCAACTGCTGCACTTGGGGGCTGGGATCACCGCTCTGCTCTTGACGGTTGTGGCCGtgtgctccctgccctccctgatGGATTACTGGAGGCGATGGTGGGTGATGAAGCCGATCCCAGGTATCAGCCCGTGCTATCCTGTGCTGGGAAATGCTCTACTCTTGGAGCGGGAGGGAGAAG ttttttttaaacaactacgATCTTACGTTGAAGAGTTCAGGAGTTGGCCGTTGTTCAAACTTTGGATGGGACCATTGCCTGTCGTGATTTTGTATCACCCTGACAGTGTGGAG GTTATTCTGAGCAGTTCAAAACATATAGAAAAATCATACCTGTATAAATTCCTGCAGCCGTGGCTGGGCACTGGACTTCTGACAAG CACCGGAGACAAGTGGCGGACGCGGAGGAAGATGATAACTCCCACGTTCCACTTTGCAATCTTAACTGACTTTCTAGAGGTTATGAATGAACAAGGAGGTATTTTGTTGGAGAAACTTGAGAAGCATGTTGACAAGGAACCATTTGATGTCTCTCTGGACATCACTCTGTGTGCCCTTGATATCATCTGTG AAACAGCAATGGGCAAGAATGTGGGTGCTCAGGAGAATAAGGATTCTGAGTATGTTCGTGCTATCTACAG GATGAGCGATCTAATCCAACAGCGACAGAAGTGCCCTTGGCTTTGGCCTGATCTTGTATATATGCTgttgaaggaaggaagagagcatGAGAGGAACCTCAAGATCCTTCACAATTTTACAGATACA ATCATTGCAGAAAAAGCTGCAGAACTTGAAAAcaccaagcaaacaaaatgtgATACTGATGGCAACTGTGAAGAAAGCGGctccaaaagagaaaaagctttcctgGACATGCTGCTGAGTGCGACAGATGATGAAGGGAATAAATTGAGCTACAAGGACATTCGCGAGGAAGTGGATACTTTCATGTTTGAG GGCCATGATACAACAGCAGCTGCTATGAACTGGGTCCTGTACTTACTTGGACATAATCCTGAAGCCCAGAAGAAGGTTCACAGAGAACTGGATGAGATATTTG GCAACACTGAGCGTCCTGTTACAACGGATGATTTGAAGAAGCTTCGATACCTTGAGTGTGTTGTGAAAGAAGCCCTTCGGCTCTTCCCTTCAGTTCCACTGTTTGCCCGTGCCTTGAGAGAGGATTGCTGTATTA gGGGTTATCAGGTACCAAAAGGCACAAGTGTTCTTGTCATAACTTATGCCCTGCATAGAGACCCTGAGATCTTCCCTGACCCGGAGGAGTTCAGGCCTGAGCGATTCTTCCCTGAAAATTGTAAGGGAAGGCACCCATACGCTTACGTGCCCTTCTCAGCTGGTCCCAGGAACTGCATTG GTCAGCGCTTTGCACAAATGGAGGAGAAAGCTCTTTTAGCCCTCATCCTGCGGCGCTTTTGGGTGGACTCATGTCAAAAGCTAGAAGAGCTTGGTATAACTGGAGAACTGATTCTTCGTCCAAATAATGGCATCTGGATTAAGCTGAAGAGGAGGCCAAATGCTGGATCAGGATGA